From a single Anaerolineales bacterium genomic region:
- a CDS encoding DUF192 domain-containing protein, translated as MPRPIHIINLTRSLAQPARVGFCDSFLCKLRGLMFRSRLSPDEGLLLVEKRDSRLDTSIHMFFVPFDLAVFWINSDMTVVDKVIAKSWRPAYLPKADAKYTLEVHPDRWQDYEIGDKVEFKDA; from the coding sequence ATGCCCCGCCCCATCCACATCATCAACCTGACCCGCTCTCTTGCACAGCCTGCCCGTGTGGGATTTTGCGACTCATTCCTCTGCAAACTGCGCGGATTAATGTTCCGCTCCCGCCTCTCCCCTGACGAGGGCTTGCTTCTGGTCGAGAAGCGTGATTCACGCCTCGACACGTCCATCCATATGTTCTTCGTCCCGTTCGATCTGGCAGTCTTCTGGATCAACTCTGACATGACGGTGGTGGACAAAGTCATTGCAAAATCATGGCGTCCCGCCTATCTCCCCAAAGCGGACGCAAAATACACGCTGGAGGTCCACCCGGACCGCTGGCAGGATTATGAAATCGGGGACAAGGTCGAATTCAAAGATGCGTAA
- a CDS encoding exodeoxyribonuclease III yields the protein MKIITWNVNGIRAALGKNALNWAFEQDPDALCLQEVKARPEQLSDEQRATFKLPFIWNPAEKAGYSGVTTFYKNEPDETVPGMGEPGFDVEGRVIQTRWAGLRLFNIYFPNGQRGHDRVQYKLDFYAHLLKLCQSLHEKGEQIVITGDFNTAHMPIDLKNPKANEKTSGFLPEEREWVQKFLENGFVDAYRALYPDRVQYTWWTYRLNARARGIGWRLDYFLVSEALMPRVRDVIVHDGVMGSDHCPVELILD from the coding sequence ATGAAGATCATCACATGGAACGTGAACGGCATCCGTGCCGCGCTTGGGAAGAATGCCTTGAACTGGGCGTTTGAACAAGACCCCGACGCCTTATGTTTGCAGGAGGTGAAGGCGCGCCCCGAACAGTTGAGCGATGAACAACGCGCAACGTTCAAGCTTCCATTTATTTGGAATCCCGCGGAGAAGGCTGGGTACAGCGGCGTGACCACGTTCTATAAAAATGAACCGGATGAGACCGTGCCGGGGATGGGCGAACCAGGTTTCGACGTGGAAGGACGCGTCATTCAGACCCGTTGGGCTGGTCTGCGGCTCTTCAACATTTACTTCCCGAATGGTCAGCGCGGACATGACCGCGTGCAATACAAGCTTGATTTCTACGCCCATCTACTGAAGCTATGTCAGTCACTTCATGAAAAGGGGGAGCAGATCGTCATTACCGGTGATTTCAACACCGCCCACATGCCCATTGACTTGAAGAATCCGAAAGCCAACGAAAAGACATCCGGCTTTTTGCCCGAGGAGCGCGAGTGGGTGCAGAAGTTTCTGGAGAACGGCTTTGTGGATGCTTACCGTGCGCTCTATCCTGACAGGGTGCAATACACTTGGTGGACGTACCGGCTGAATGCGCGGGCGCGGGGCATCGGCTGGCGGCTGGATTACTTCCTCGTCTCCGAAGCGCTCATGCCGCGCGTCAGGGATGTGATCGTCCATGACGGGGTGATGGGGTCGGATCACTGTCCCGTGGAATTAATTCTGGATTAG
- a CDS encoding peptidoglycan DD-metalloendopeptidase family protein, which yields MRKQAFVILLLLAIFPFHPAQAQDVTGPIYIVQPGDSLSSIASRFNVALNELMTANNISNPNQLAAGQQLIIPGLEGVTGILSTEFINFGDSYRSLIRRTQVPEDLFKKLNRVVSPSEFYVGVSMIVPVQEQNTNNKRVSPAAGESLLEVAVRSNTNVWTLADINGLAGSWDGLPNDTLFAPGEDSGGSTSGLPSAFINAEIRSLPIKQGGTGVITITTQPGVTLGGVLVDRPLNFFPNDAGTQVALQGVHALLNPGVYPLRLDATLPDGSKQSYEQFILIISGNYPDDPLLYVDAATIDPASTEPEQELLVGITTPATPTKLWAGTFLSPAISYAESTYFTSRYGNRRTYIGQGTDLTIPGFHTGLDFGGGEGLPITSPAAGQVVFAGPWTVRGNATVIDHGWGVYSGFWHQSAIQVQVGQMVGQGEVIGLVGATGRVTGAHLHWELWVNGVQVDPLDWLIQAYP from the coding sequence ATGCGTAAGCAAGCGTTCGTCATCCTTCTTTTACTTGCAATATTTCCGTTCCATCCCGCCCAGGCGCAGGATGTGACAGGTCCTATTTATATTGTCCAACCCGGTGACAGCCTGTCCTCCATTGCTTCGCGTTTCAATGTCGCTTTGAATGAGCTGATGACCGCCAACAACATCTCGAATCCAAACCAACTGGCAGCGGGGCAGCAACTCATCATCCCCGGCTTGGAAGGCGTAACAGGCATCCTTAGCACCGAATTCATCAACTTCGGCGATTCCTATCGCAGTCTCATCCGCCGGACACAGGTTCCAGAAGACCTGTTCAAGAAACTCAACCGCGTGGTCAGCCCGAGCGAATTTTACGTCGGCGTGAGCATGATCGTCCCCGTGCAGGAGCAGAACACGAACAACAAGCGCGTTTCACCCGCCGCAGGCGAATCCCTGCTGGAAGTGGCGGTTAGAAGTAATACGAACGTCTGGACGCTTGCCGACATCAACGGGCTGGCAGGGTCGTGGGATGGGCTTCCGAACGATACGCTCTTTGCTCCCGGTGAAGACAGCGGCGGCAGTACAAGCGGATTGCCGTCTGCATTCATCAATGCGGAAATCCGCAGTCTGCCGATCAAACAGGGCGGCACAGGTGTCATCACGATCACCACCCAGCCCGGGGTTACGCTCGGCGGCGTGCTGGTGGACCGTCCGCTGAATTTCTTCCCGAACGACGCTGGAACGCAGGTCGCGCTGCAAGGCGTTCACGCTTTGCTCAACCCCGGCGTGTATCCTTTGCGATTGGATGCCACCCTGCCCGACGGAAGTAAACAATCCTACGAGCAGTTCATTCTGATCATTTCGGGCAATTATCCCGATGACCCTCTGCTTTATGTGGATGCCGCCACGATCGACCCCGCCTCCACCGAGCCGGAGCAGGAGCTCTTGGTCGGCATCACCACTCCCGCCACCCCGACCAAATTATGGGCGGGGACCTTCCTCTCTCCTGCCATTTCCTACGCCGAATCCACGTATTTCACCTCACGATATGGAAACCGCCGCACCTACATCGGACAGGGAACTGATCTGACCATCCCAGGCTTTCACACCGGGCTGGATTTTGGCGGCGGCGAGGGACTTCCGATTACATCCCCTGCGGCGGGACAGGTGGTCTTTGCGGGTCCGTGGACAGTGCGCGGTAACGCAACGGTCATTGATCATGGTTGGGGCGTGTACAGCGGTTTCTGGCATCAGTCTGCCATTCAAGTGCAGGTGGGGCAGATGGTCGGGCAGGGCGAGGTGATCGGTCTCGTGGGGGCGACGGGGCGCGTGACAGGCGCACACCTGCATTGGGAATTGTGGGTAAACGGCGTCCAGGTGGATCCGCTCGACTGGCTGATCCAAGCCTACCCGTAG
- a CDS encoding response regulator → MDQTSAKKILCIEDEPEMIDLIRLILGRRGFDVHGAAGGIEGIRLVREILPDLVLLDLMMPDMDGWEVYQQMKADTATRDIPVIVVTAKAQNIDKVLGLHIAKVDDYIAKPFSPQELMDSVDKVFSQRTP, encoded by the coding sequence ATGGATCAAACTAGTGCCAAGAAAATTCTCTGTATCGAAGATGAACCTGAAATGATCGATCTGATCAGGCTTATTTTGGGACGCAGAGGGTTTGATGTGCATGGCGCGGCAGGCGGAATAGAGGGGATCCGGCTGGTGCGCGAAATTCTTCCAGACCTCGTGCTTCTTGATCTCATGATGCCCGACATGGATGGCTGGGAAGTATACCAACAAATGAAGGCGGACACTGCCACGCGCGACATCCCCGTCATCGTCGTCACCGCCAAAGCGCAGAATATCGACAAAGTGCTCGGCTTGCACATCGCAAAAGTGGATGACTACATCGCCAAACCGTTCAGCCCGCAGGAACTGATGGACAGCGTAGACAAGGTCTTCAGTCAACGGACACCGTAA